In Acidobacteriota bacterium, one DNA window encodes the following:
- a CDS encoding ABC transporter permease — protein sequence MLNRLLAYVRGVRHRRTIDAEAREELEFHLAAQVEANLALGIARAEAERRARRDLGGLSSTADAVQHVRTTPFDALIRDVRYACRCVRRERGFTTTVVLTVALGIGASTATVSVVHAVLLRPLPYPTSERLFAVIERAANDPPASSGFASVDTYELLQQDQDAVDGVVAYGTPLRTLRLNRDVVRLRTATVSSSVFPMLGVRPLRGRFFSNEEDTPGAAPVVVISEALWRDRLSAEDGAIGRSLLLDGVAFTIVGIAPATFTFPDPEVALWTSHARHISQLKRWNDSVLVRLGPGIAPATISARVTDLLHQRQAPSGPGARPADAHRVQLVPLLDSLTAPVRQGVILLVVAGVAVLIVAGANILNLFVVRGLGRRRELAMRVALGAAKSRIAAGLLAHSLLIGAAGGALGLALALAILRLLVWLAPSGFPRVENVSITPAVLAFVGVSTLVLAVLSGMVTLWRPLETELILPLRESPVSMGSSSSGVRGTTRALVTGQIALSCALLIVSGLVVRSFLELTAVDPGYRPAGVLTAQVSFPPGTPSARQRALAQELVQRLSQVPAAHGVGLTNALPLEKVRTVFVLDPPAESPMAVSGRLQPDFRVVTPGYFGAVGMRLLQGRFFSDADDLNRPLAAVVNESFARRFLPDTKWIGAAIVPGPDRPSWTVVGVVQDVHYTGLDQAARPTLYASMWQRDQVAFFNRFDVVIRADVIPAAFAPALRALVREVDPELAIYQVTTMAEQLQESVARPRLYSWVVTVFAMVAVVVAAIGLYGALAYAVSLRARELAVRMALGASTTAILRMLSREAAVNALLAISIGCALGYGAARLLRGQLFGIEAFDVATFVLVSLIVAIACLVASATPIARAIRVQPARLLRGE from the coding sequence ATGCTGAACCGGCTCCTCGCGTACGTGCGTGGCGTCCGGCATCGACGGACGATCGACGCCGAGGCGCGAGAGGAGCTGGAGTTCCATCTCGCGGCACAGGTTGAGGCGAACCTCGCGCTAGGAATCGCTCGGGCAGAGGCGGAACGTCGAGCGCGCCGGGATCTTGGAGGGCTGAGCTCCACCGCGGACGCGGTCCAGCACGTCAGGACCACGCCGTTCGACGCACTCATCCGCGATGTCCGCTACGCGTGTCGCTGCGTCCGCCGCGAACGTGGATTCACGACCACGGTTGTCCTGACCGTCGCCCTGGGCATCGGCGCGTCGACGGCGACCGTCAGCGTCGTTCACGCCGTTCTGCTGCGGCCACTGCCGTACCCCACGTCCGAGCGCCTGTTCGCCGTGATCGAGCGCGCCGCCAACGATCCCCCGGCGTCGTCGGGATTTGCGAGCGTCGATACCTATGAGCTGCTACAGCAGGACCAGGACGCGGTCGACGGCGTCGTCGCGTATGGCACGCCGCTCCGCACGCTGCGGCTGAATCGCGATGTCGTGCGGCTGCGAACTGCGACCGTGTCGTCGAGCGTGTTTCCGATGCTCGGCGTTCGGCCACTCAGAGGCCGATTCTTCTCGAACGAGGAGGACACGCCCGGCGCCGCCCCCGTGGTCGTCATCAGCGAGGCTCTCTGGCGAGACCGTCTCTCGGCGGAGGACGGAGCCATCGGCCGATCGCTGCTGCTCGACGGTGTGGCGTTCACCATCGTCGGGATCGCGCCGGCAACGTTCACCTTCCCCGATCCGGAGGTGGCGCTCTGGACGTCGCATGCAAGGCATATCAGCCAGTTGAAACGGTGGAACGACTCCGTGCTGGTGCGCTTAGGACCCGGGATCGCGCCCGCGACCATATCCGCCCGGGTTACCGACCTTCTTCACCAGCGACAGGCGCCATCGGGCCCAGGTGCGCGGCCGGCAGACGCTCACCGTGTTCAGCTCGTTCCGCTGTTGGACAGCCTCACGGCACCGGTCCGGCAGGGTGTAATCCTGCTCGTGGTCGCGGGCGTCGCCGTCCTGATCGTGGCCGGTGCGAACATCTTGAACCTGTTCGTGGTGCGCGGACTCGGGCGCCGGCGTGAACTGGCAATGCGCGTCGCGCTGGGCGCCGCGAAATCACGGATTGCGGCCGGCCTGCTCGCCCACAGTCTGCTCATCGGCGCGGCAGGCGGAGCCTTGGGGCTGGCGCTCGCACTGGCGATCCTGCGGCTGTTGGTCTGGCTCGCTCCCAGCGGCTTTCCGCGCGTCGAGAACGTCTCCATCACGCCGGCGGTGCTGGCATTCGTTGGCGTCAGCACGCTCGTGCTGGCGGTGCTCAGCGGGATGGTGACGTTGTGGCGCCCCCTCGAGACGGAGTTGATATTGCCGCTCCGAGAATCTCCGGTCTCGATGGGATCGAGCTCGTCCGGTGTCCGCGGCACGACGCGTGCGCTGGTGACCGGACAGATCGCATTGTCCTGCGCATTGCTGATCGTGTCAGGACTGGTCGTACGGAGCTTCCTCGAGCTCACGGCGGTGGATCCGGGATACCGTCCCGCTGGCGTCCTGACCGCGCAGGTCAGCTTTCCACCAGGGACGCCGAGTGCTCGCCAGAGGGCGCTCGCGCAGGAGCTCGTCCAGCGCCTCTCCCAAGTGCCAGCGGCGCACGGCGTTGGGCTGACCAATGCGCTGCCGCTCGAAAAGGTGCGAACGGTCTTCGTGCTCGATCCGCCCGCGGAATCGCCAATGGCCGTGAGTGGACGGCTTCAGCCCGACTTCCGGGTGGTCACGCCAGGGTACTTCGGCGCCGTCGGAATGCGTCTGCTCCAAGGGCGGTTCTTCAGCGATGCCGACGACCTGAACCGCCCGCTGGCTGCTGTGGTGAACGAAAGCTTCGCACGCCGGTTCTTGCCGGACACGAAGTGGATTGGCGCCGCGATCGTGCCCGGCCCTGACCGGCCCTCATGGACCGTCGTCGGCGTCGTCCAGGACGTCCACTACACCGGGCTCGATCAGGCCGCTCGACCTACCTTGTACGCCTCGATGTGGCAGCGGGATCAGGTCGCCTTCTTCAATCGCTTCGATGTCGTGATTCGGGCGGACGTGATCCCGGCAGCGTTTGCTCCGGCACTCCGAGCACTCGTCCGGGAGGTGGATCCCGAACTGGCGATCTATCAGGTCACGACGATGGCCGAGCAGCTCCAGGAGTCGGTGGCACGCCCTCGGCTCTACTCCTGGGTGGTGACGGTATTCGCGATGGTGGCCGTTGTCGTGGCTGCGATTGGCCTCTACGGCGCGCTCGCGTACGCCGTCTCGCTGCGAGCGCGCGAGCTTGCCGTCCGCATGGCGCTCGGTGCCTCCACAACGGCGATTCTCAGGATGCTCAGTCGGGAGGCTGCCGTGAATGCTCTTCTCGCGATTTCGATCGGATGTGCTTTGGGGTACGGTGCCGCTCGGTTGCTTCGAGGACAGCTCTTCGGCATCGAGGCGTTCGACGTGGCCACATTCGTGCTCGTGAGCCTCATCGTGGCCATCGCCTGTCTGGTGGCGTCGGCCACGCCCATCGCCCGCGCGATTCGAGTCCAGCCCGCGCGCTTGCTCCGGGGTGAGTAA
- a CDS encoding isoprenylcysteine carboxylmethyltransferase family protein gives MPPRLQGPRIAVPPPFVFLAGWVAAWILAQRLPFAIDGGGASGVQEGLGVAIAAAGLALAGWAMGTFLSARTAIVPIKPARTLVTHGPFRFSRNPMYVGLTGAYVGLAVLLNQAWPLVVLPAVVAVLVVFVIRREERYLGSVFGLQYEAYCRRVRRWV, from the coding sequence ATGCCGCCACGGCTCCAGGGGCCGCGCATCGCCGTGCCGCCGCCATTCGTGTTCCTGGCGGGCTGGGTCGCCGCGTGGATACTGGCGCAGCGGTTGCCGTTCGCGATCGACGGTGGTGGGGCGTCGGGCGTCCAGGAGGGGCTCGGCGTGGCGATCGCCGCGGCCGGGCTGGCGCTCGCCGGCTGGGCGATGGGGACGTTCCTGAGCGCCCGAACGGCCATCGTGCCGATCAAGCCGGCCCGGACGCTCGTCACGCACGGCCCCTTCCGGTTCTCCCGCAATCCGATGTACGTTGGCCTGACAGGCGCCTATGTCGGCCTCGCCGTGCTGTTGAACCAGGCGTGGCCGCTCGTCGTGCTCCCCGCGGTCGTCGCGGTGCTCGTCGTCTTCGTGATCCGCCGTGAGGAGCGCTATCTCGGCTCGGTGTTCGGATTGCAATACGAGGCGTACTGCCGGCGCGTCCGGCGCTGGGTGTGA
- a CDS encoding lipid-binding SYLF domain-containing protein: MTALRRIASAVVMAAAVAAPAWANDERLKDAAAVLTEMTATSDKGIPAALLSKAQCLVIIPSVKKAALGFGGQYGRGYIACRKGGGWSAPAAVRVEGGSIGLQIGVSGTDVIMAVMRDRGIDRLLSNQFTVGVDSAVAAGPVGRQASAQTDATITAEILAWSRAKGAYAGISLQGSTLRDDDGENRELYGRDISNKEIVQSDIAAPPAAAPLMKALGAIKEP, translated from the coding sequence ATGACCGCACTACGAAGGATCGCGTCAGCCGTCGTGATGGCCGCAGCGGTGGCTGCGCCGGCGTGGGCGAACGACGAGCGGCTGAAAGACGCCGCGGCCGTCCTCACCGAGATGACGGCGACGAGCGACAAGGGCATTCCGGCCGCGCTGCTCTCGAAAGCGCAGTGTCTGGTGATCATCCCGAGCGTGAAGAAGGCGGCCCTGGGCTTCGGCGGCCAGTACGGCCGGGGCTACATCGCCTGCCGCAAGGGCGGAGGGTGGAGCGCGCCGGCGGCCGTTCGCGTCGAGGGCGGCAGCATCGGACTGCAGATCGGCGTCTCTGGCACGGACGTCATCATGGCGGTGATGCGCGATCGCGGGATCGATCGCCTGCTCTCGAACCAGTTCACCGTCGGCGTGGACTCGGCCGTCGCCGCCGGGCCCGTGGGCCGTCAGGCATCCGCGCAGACCGATGCCACGATCACGGCGGAGATCCTCGCCTGGTCGCGCGCAAAGGGCGCGTATGCCGGCATCTCGCTGCAGGGCTCCACGCTGCGCGACGACGACGGCGAGAACCGCGAGCTGTACGGGAGGGACATCTCCAACAAGGAGATCGTGCAGAGCGACATCGCCGCTCCGCCCGCCGCCGCGCCGCTGATGAAGGCGCTCGGCGCGATCAAGGAGCCGTAG
- a CDS encoding alpha/beta fold hydrolase — protein sequence MHIKVANLLARSVRYVEAGSGAPIILLHAFPLNAEQWLPQLSRLPPRVRAIAPDLRGFRGTEPFVGGESPDITMDTYARDVLELMSHLDVPRAVIAGSSMGGYVALALWRRAPNRVAGLVLANTRASADTAEARAGRDRLIQLVETEGAPGLAVALLPRLLGETTRREQPDLGDAVEQMIRANEGRGLQAAMRAMRDRPDSTELLASISCPTTIVAGAEDAVVPPAEADAMRGAIQGARLVVLPAAGHLSNLEAPVAFNDVLYSSIRRRATWTSN from the coding sequence GTGCACATCAAGGTCGCGAACCTGCTGGCCCGGTCCGTGCGGTACGTCGAGGCCGGCAGCGGCGCGCCCATCATCCTGCTCCACGCGTTCCCGCTCAACGCCGAGCAGTGGCTGCCGCAGTTGAGCCGGCTGCCGCCGCGCGTTCGGGCGATCGCGCCGGACCTGCGCGGCTTCCGAGGCACCGAGCCGTTCGTCGGCGGCGAGAGTCCCGACATCACGATGGACACGTACGCCCGCGACGTGCTCGAGCTGATGAGCCATCTCGACGTGCCGCGGGCGGTCATCGCCGGCTCGTCGATGGGGGGGTACGTCGCGCTGGCGCTCTGGCGGCGGGCGCCGAACCGGGTCGCCGGCCTCGTGCTCGCGAACACGCGGGCGTCGGCCGACACCGCAGAGGCCCGCGCCGGCCGCGATCGGCTGATCCAGCTCGTCGAGACCGAGGGCGCGCCCGGTCTCGCCGTCGCGCTCCTGCCGCGGCTGCTCGGCGAGACGACGCGGCGCGAGCAGCCGGATCTCGGCGACGCCGTCGAGCAGATGATTCGCGCGAACGAGGGGCGCGGCCTGCAGGCCGCGATGCGCGCGATGCGCGATCGGCCGGACTCCACCGAGCTGCTCGCGTCGATCAGTTGCCCGACGACCATCGTCGCGGGCGCGGAGGACGCGGTCGTGCCGCCGGCAGAGGCCGACGCGATGCGCGGCGCGATTCAGGGCGCGCGCCTCGTCGTGCTCCCGGCCGCCGGCCATCTGTCGAATCTCGAGGCGCCGGTCGCCTTCAACGACGTGTTGTACTCCTCGATCCGCAGGCGGGCCACATGGACCTCGAACTGA
- a CDS encoding ribonuclease H-like domain-containing protein has product MRPDLIHRLRDIVKQQIAPARPASTPRELTYVPEPDGSSPMAGLESALGGAALDDRGACVVMDRLIEADRSHGRRRLEACVPLPAWPLHLLDRRMAEAGGWWRKVVFFDIETTGLSGGAGTLAFLVGCAWFEDEGFRVRQFLLAAPAGEPAMLAALAALVGDASLLVTYNGRTFDVPFMETRWAFHRQSSPLDDLAHFDMLPAARRLWSRRESQVGDGGCSLSALERAVLGVHRAGDVPGFEIPARYFHFLRTGEAAAIAGVLDHNRDDLVSLAVMLSHALWLAHEGPDACREPGEQLALGRIYERAGEDARARTAYERAAEAMDDEVRRAALAALAEMFRREARFEESAEAWQQVLDMSPRYGHAVSPLDRRAAEALAIHHEHRRKDPEAARRYAETLRQRASGTLRRETEHRLRRLERKLGGRLQI; this is encoded by the coding sequence ATGCGCCCCGACCTGATTCATCGGCTGCGCGACATCGTCAAGCAGCAGATCGCGCCCGCCCGGCCGGCATCCACGCCGCGCGAGCTGACGTACGTGCCGGAGCCGGACGGCTCGTCGCCGATGGCCGGGCTCGAGTCGGCGCTCGGCGGGGCGGCGCTCGACGATCGGGGCGCGTGCGTCGTGATGGACCGGCTGATCGAGGCGGATCGCTCGCACGGGCGCCGGCGTCTCGAGGCCTGCGTGCCGCTGCCCGCATGGCCGCTGCACCTGCTGGATCGACGCATGGCCGAGGCCGGCGGCTGGTGGCGCAAGGTGGTCTTCTTCGACATCGAGACCACGGGGCTCAGCGGGGGCGCCGGCACGCTCGCGTTCCTCGTGGGATGCGCCTGGTTCGAGGACGAGGGGTTCCGCGTCCGCCAGTTCCTGCTCGCGGCGCCGGCGGGGGAGCCGGCCATGCTCGCCGCGCTCGCCGCCCTCGTCGGCGATGCGTCGCTGCTCGTGACGTACAACGGGCGCACGTTCGACGTCCCGTTCATGGAAACCCGGTGGGCGTTCCATCGGCAGTCGAGCCCGCTCGACGACCTGGCGCACTTCGACATGCTGCCGGCGGCGCGGCGCCTGTGGAGCCGCCGCGAGTCGCAGGTGGGCGACGGCGGGTGCAGCCTGTCGGCGCTCGAGCGGGCGGTGCTCGGCGTGCACCGCGCCGGCGACGTGCCGGGCTTCGAGATCCCGGCGCGCTACTTCCACTTCCTGCGCACCGGCGAGGCCGCCGCGATCGCGGGCGTCCTCGATCACAACCGCGACGACCTCGTGTCGCTCGCCGTCATGCTCTCTCACGCGCTGTGGCTCGCGCACGAGGGGCCGGACGCATGCCGTGAGCCAGGTGAACAGCTCGCGCTCGGGCGAATCTACGAACGCGCGGGCGAGGATGCGCGCGCGCGCACGGCCTATGAGCGCGCCGCCGAGGCGATGGACGATGAGGTGAGGCGCGCGGCGTTGGCGGCGCTGGCGGAGATGTTCAGGCGCGAGGCGCGCTTCGAGGAATCCGCCGAGGCGTGGCAGCAGGTGCTCGACATGTCGCCGCGGTACGGACACGCGGTGTCGCCGCTCGATCGCCGCGCGGCCGAGGCCCTGGCGATCCATCACGAGCATCGCCGGAAGGATCCCGAGGCCGCCCGCCGCTACGCCGAGACGCTCCGGCAGCGCGCGTCAGGTACGCTCCGGCGCGAGACCGAGCACCGGCTCAGGCGGCTGGAACGCAAGCTCGGAGGTCGACTGCAGATCTGA
- a CDS encoding SDR family oxidoreductase encodes MDLELTDKVAIVTGSSRGLGLAAARALAAEGARVTLCARGAATLEAAVRTVRYSGGPGAGDRLLGVPADVSTAAGAELVVSQTLERFGRIDILVNNVGKAGGADIVATTDEEWTAAFDQTLYPAIRMSRLVVPHMHAAGGGAIVMIASIWGRESGGRLTYNVVKAAEISLAKAMALQLAPDQIRVNSVAPGSIAFEGGTWWKRQQEDPAGMAEFVRREIPSGRFGRAEEIGDVVAFLSSPRASWITGACLNVDGGQSRSNI; translated from the coding sequence ATGGACCTCGAACTGACCGACAAAGTCGCCATCGTCACCGGCTCGAGCCGGGGCCTCGGGCTCGCGGCGGCGCGGGCGCTGGCGGCCGAAGGCGCGCGCGTGACGCTGTGCGCGCGGGGCGCCGCGACGCTCGAGGCGGCCGTTCGCACCGTCCGCTATTCCGGTGGCCCCGGCGCGGGCGACCGGCTGCTCGGCGTGCCGGCCGACGTGTCGACGGCGGCGGGTGCCGAGCTGGTCGTGTCGCAGACGCTCGAGCGCTTCGGCCGGATCGACATCCTCGTCAACAACGTCGGCAAGGCTGGCGGCGCCGACATCGTGGCGACGACCGACGAGGAATGGACGGCGGCGTTCGATCAGACGCTGTACCCGGCGATCCGGATGTCGCGGCTGGTCGTGCCGCACATGCACGCGGCCGGCGGCGGCGCGATCGTCATGATCGCGTCGATCTGGGGACGCGAGTCGGGCGGCCGCCTCACGTACAACGTCGTGAAGGCCGCCGAGATCAGCCTGGCCAAAGCCATGGCGCTGCAGCTCGCGCCCGACCAGATCCGCGTCAACAGCGTGGCGCCGGGATCGATCGCGTTCGAGGGCGGCACGTGGTGGAAGCGCCAGCAGGAGGATCCCGCCGGCATGGCCGAGTTCGTCCGGCGCGAGATTCCGTCCGGGCGATTCGGACGCGCCGAGGAGATCGGCGATGTCGTCGCGTTCCTCTCGTCGCCGCGGGCGAGCTGGATCACCGGCGCGTGCCTCAACGTCGACGGCGGCCAGAGCCGGTCCAACATCTGA
- a CDS encoding DEAD/DEAH box helicase: MSRCLRLLIARDRRWYDAAALSSLPALTGDKDHSLAAALSQWLAEYEAAGRPGDLARPDRPAAVRGSGGDDPHVTVVRRLPAAPAEYAPFPERIDERLQRALAARGIDQLYTHQAAALDHALAGRDVVIVTPTASGKTLCYNAPVLNAVLTDPASRALYLFPTKALAQDQLAELHQMAELVGQDEGAEIGVFTYDGDTPQDARRAIRTSAHVVLSNPDMLHSGILPHHPRWAKLFENLRFVVIDELHAYRGVFGSHLANVVRRLLRVAAHYGSRPVFICSSATIANPRELAERLIGREFALVDRSGAPRGEKFFLFVNPPVVNRQLGIRRSYLAETRRAAIEFLKRGLQVIVFAQSRLSTEILTTYLKDAFQGPPGSADVIRGYRGGYLPLRRREIERGLRSGDVRCVVSTNALELGIDIGALDVAIMAGYPGTIAATWQRAGRAGRRSGRSAAVLVASSAPLDQFIARNPEFFFGASPEHALIDPDNLHILLDHVKCAAFELPFRTGDAFGALNVQEILSVLGEEGFVHEAGGEWQWTQDSYPADAVSLRSVTSDNFVVVDVTGDERVIGETDFTSGPSTLHEKAIYLVEGRQYQVERLDVEGRKAFVRQVECDYYTDAITYTKVTVLDTFVASGGAEASPSAEALEAPGPAAVHAHGEVHVASRVVGFKKIKFYTNENVGSGELDLPEQQMHTTSYWLTVPQRVMATLPFSAADRRDGVLGLAYAMHNVAPLLLMCDVHDLGVSIDGVSVAGASRVGGASRAGETPELSPNPTIFLYDNYPGGIGFSASLFGMHAALIARTRELIEGCPCESGCPSCVGPEGATGPLAKVVATHLLQMLAEARRAA, translated from the coding sequence ATGTCCCGATGTCTTCGCCTCTTGATCGCCCGCGACCGGCGCTGGTACGATGCGGCCGCCTTGTCGAGTCTTCCCGCGCTGACCGGCGACAAAGACCATTCGCTCGCGGCGGCGCTGTCGCAGTGGCTGGCCGAGTACGAGGCCGCGGGGCGGCCCGGCGACCTCGCCCGTCCCGATCGGCCCGCGGCCGTTCGCGGTTCCGGCGGCGACGATCCGCACGTGACCGTCGTGCGGCGGCTGCCGGCGGCGCCTGCGGAGTACGCGCCGTTTCCCGAGCGGATCGACGAGCGGCTGCAGCGCGCGCTGGCGGCGCGCGGCATCGACCAGCTCTACACGCACCAGGCGGCCGCCCTCGACCACGCCCTCGCCGGCCGCGACGTCGTCATCGTCACGCCGACCGCCTCGGGCAAGACGCTCTGCTACAACGCGCCCGTGCTCAACGCCGTGCTGACCGACCCGGCGTCGCGCGCGCTGTACCTGTTTCCGACGAAAGCGCTCGCGCAGGACCAGCTCGCCGAGCTGCACCAGATGGCCGAGCTCGTCGGGCAGGACGAGGGCGCCGAGATCGGCGTGTTCACGTACGACGGCGACACGCCGCAGGACGCGCGCCGGGCGATCCGCACGAGCGCGCACGTCGTGCTGAGCAATCCGGACATGCTGCACTCGGGGATCCTGCCGCATCACCCGCGGTGGGCGAAGCTCTTCGAGAACCTGAGGTTCGTCGTCATCGACGAGCTGCACGCGTACCGCGGCGTGTTCGGCAGCCACCTGGCGAACGTCGTGCGCCGCCTGCTGCGGGTCGCGGCGCACTACGGGTCGCGGCCGGTGTTCATCTGCTCGTCGGCGACGATCGCCAACCCGCGCGAGCTGGCCGAGCGGTTGATCGGCCGCGAGTTCGCCCTGGTCGATCGCAGCGGCGCGCCCCGCGGCGAGAAGTTCTTCCTCTTCGTCAACCCGCCGGTCGTCAACCGCCAGCTCGGCATCCGGCGGTCGTACCTGGCGGAAACGCGGCGGGCCGCGATCGAGTTCCTGAAGCGCGGCCTGCAGGTGATCGTCTTCGCGCAGAGCCGGCTGTCGACCGAGATCCTCACGACGTACCTGAAGGACGCGTTCCAGGGGCCGCCGGGCAGCGCCGACGTCATCCGCGGGTACCGGGGCGGCTACCTGCCGTTGCGGCGCCGGGAGATCGAGCGCGGGCTGCGCAGCGGCGACGTGCGGTGCGTCGTGTCGACCAACGCGCTCGAGCTGGGCATCGACATCGGCGCGCTCGACGTCGCGATCATGGCGGGCTATCCCGGCACGATCGCGGCGACCTGGCAGCGCGCGGGCCGCGCCGGCCGGCGCAGCGGCCGATCGGCGGCCGTGCTCGTCGCGTCGAGCGCGCCGCTCGATCAGTTCATCGCCAGGAACCCGGAGTTCTTCTTCGGCGCGTCGCCCGAGCACGCGCTGATCGACCCCGACAACCTTCACATCCTGCTCGACCACGTGAAGTGCGCCGCCTTCGAGCTGCCGTTCCGGACCGGCGACGCGTTCGGCGCGCTGAACGTGCAGGAGATCCTGTCGGTGCTCGGCGAGGAAGGGTTCGTGCACGAGGCCGGCGGTGAATGGCAGTGGACGCAGGACTCCTATCCCGCCGACGCCGTGAGCCTGCGGTCGGTGACCTCCGACAACTTCGTGGTCGTCGACGTCACGGGCGACGAGCGCGTGATCGGCGAGACGGACTTCACGAGCGGGCCGTCCACGCTGCACGAGAAGGCCATCTACCTCGTGGAAGGGCGGCAGTACCAGGTCGAGCGGCTCGACGTCGAAGGGCGCAAGGCCTTCGTGCGGCAGGTGGAGTGCGACTACTACACCGACGCGATCACGTACACGAAGGTCACGGTCCTCGATACGTTCGTCGCATCGGGCGGTGCCGAGGCCTCGCCCTCCGCGGAGGCGCTGGAGGCGCCCGGCCCGGCGGCGGTCCATGCGCACGGCGAGGTGCACGTCGCCTCCCGCGTGGTGGGATTCAAGAAGATCAAGTTCTACACGAACGAGAACGTCGGCTCGGGCGAGCTCGATCTGCCGGAACAGCAGATGCACACGACGTCGTACTGGCTGACGGTGCCGCAGCGCGTGATGGCGACGCTGCCGTTCAGCGCGGCGGATCGGCGCGACGGCGTGCTCGGCCTGGCCTACGCCATGCACAACGTCGCGCCGCTGCTCCTCATGTGCGACGTGCACGATCTCGGCGTGTCGATCGACGGCGTCAGCGTGGCCGGCGCGTCGCGGGTCGGCGGCGCCTCGCGCGCGGGCGAGACGCCGGAGCTGTCGCCGAACCCGACGATATTCCTGTACGACAACTACCCCGGCGGCATCGGCTTCAGCGCGTCGCTGTTCGGGATGCACGCGGCGCTCATCGCGAGAACCCGCGAGCTGATCGAGGGCTGCCCGTGCGAGTCGGGGTGCCCGTCCTGCGTCGGTCCCGAAGGCGCGACCGGTCCGCTCGCCAAGGTGGTCGCCACGCACCTGCTGCAGATGCTGGCGGAGGCCCGGCGCGCCGCCTGA
- a CDS encoding PadR family transcriptional regulator — protein sequence MVERKRPKTDLLQGTLDLLILKILALGPNHGWGIANRIKQISLESLQASDGSLYPALHRLELRGDVRSEMVPSENNRRARVYRLTPAGRRRLEQEKTSWEQFALSIRRILAAE from the coding sequence ATGGTTGAGAGGAAGCGGCCCAAGACCGACCTGTTGCAGGGGACGCTCGATCTCCTGATCCTGAAGATCCTCGCGCTCGGCCCGAATCATGGCTGGGGCATCGCGAATCGCATCAAGCAGATCTCGCTGGAGAGCCTCCAGGCGAGCGATGGCTCGCTCTATCCCGCGCTCCACCGCCTCGAACTGCGGGGCGATGTGAGGTCCGAGATGGTGCCCTCGGAGAACAACCGCCGCGCGAGAGTCTATCGGCTCACGCCGGCCGGACGGCGCCGGCTCGAGCAGGAAAAGACGAGCTGGGAACAGTTCGCGCTGTCCATTCGGCGAATCCTCGCCGCTGAGTAG
- a CDS encoding FKBP-type peptidyl-prolyl cis-trans isomerase produces MTTMRRAVPLLLLLVAVLAGCRLKEEDAALPAPPDVSAPPADAIRTPSGLASKVLQVGMSNVRPSLRSTVRVHYTGWTTDGRMFDSSVARGEPIEFPVTGVIPGWTEGLQLMVVGEKRRFWIPGALAYDTPAAPPDAPKGMLVFDVELIAVR; encoded by the coding sequence ATGACGACCATGCGCCGTGCCGTTCCGCTGCTGCTCCTGCTCGTCGCCGTGCTCGCCGGATGCCGCCTGAAGGAAGAGGACGCCGCGCTCCCGGCCCCGCCGGACGTGTCGGCGCCGCCGGCCGACGCGATCCGTACGCCGTCGGGGCTCGCATCGAAGGTGCTGCAGGTCGGGATGAGCAACGTCCGCCCGTCGCTGCGCTCGACGGTGCGCGTGCACTACACCGGCTGGACGACCGACGGCCGGATGTTCGACAGCTCGGTCGCGCGCGGCGAGCCGATCGAGTTTCCCGTCACCGGCGTCATCCCGGGCTGGACCGAAGGCCTCCAGTTGATGGTGGTCGGCGAGAAGCGGCGCTTCTGGATTCCCGGCGCGCTCGCCTACGACACGCCCGCCGCCCCGCCCGACGCGCCAAAGGGCATGCTCGTCTTCGACGTCGAGCTGATTGCGGTCAGGTAG
- the rpmE gene encoding 50S ribosomal protein L31 has protein sequence MKTGIHPKYDEVEARCACGNTFRTRSTKGELHLEICNMCHPFFTGRQKLIDTEGRVERFTKRFGTQSAETRRTADKAAKAAKATKAGAKKTQANA, from the coding sequence GTGAAGACCGGCATTCATCCGAAGTACGACGAAGTCGAGGCGCGGTGCGCCTGCGGGAACACCTTCAGGACGCGTTCGACGAAGGGCGAGCTGCACCTGGAAATCTGCAACATGTGCCACCCCTTCTTCACGGGCCGGCAGAAGCTGATCGACACCGAGGGCCGGGTCGAGCGCTTCACGAAGCGGTTCGGCACGCAGTCGGCCGAGACGCGCCGGACCGCCGACAAGGCGGCCAAGGCCGCGAAGGCCACCAAGGCCGGAGCGAAGAAGACCCAAGCCAACGCGTGA